Proteins encoded by one window of Macaca fascicularis isolate 582-1 chromosome 10, T2T-MFA8v1.1:
- the HM13 gene encoding minor histocompatibility antigen H13 isoform X10 — translation MFKKFDEKESVSNCIQLKTSVIKGIKSQLVEQFPGIEPWLNQIMPKKDPVKIVRCHEHTEILTGLTGGRGSPAPGSGLTWPLCSEIINYEFDTKDLVCLGLSSIVGVWYLLRKHWIANNLFGLAFSLNGVELLHLNNVSTGCILLGGLFIYDVFWVFGTNVMVTVAKSFEAPIKLVFPQDLLEKGLEANNFAMLGLGDVVIPGIFIALLLRFDISLKKNTHTYFYTSFAAYIFGLGLTIFIMHIFKHAQPALLYLVPACIGFPVLVALAKGEVTEMFSYEESNPKDPAAVTESKGTEASASKGLEKKEK, via the exons ATGTTCAAGAAGTTTGATGAAAAGGAAAGTGTGTCCAACTGCATCCAGTTGAAAACGTCAGTTATTAAGGGCATTAAGAGCCAACTGGTAGAGCAGTTTCCAGGTATTGAACCATGGCTTAATCAAATCATGCCTAAGAAAGATCCTGTCAAAATAGTACGATGCCACGAACATACAGAAATCCTTACC GGGCTGACAGGTGGGAGGGGTAGCCCCGCCCCGGGGAGTGGACTTACCTGGCCTCTCTGCTCAGAGATCATCAATTATGAATTTGACACCAAGGACCTGGTATGCCTAGGCCTGAGCAGCATCGTTGGCGTCTGGTACCTGCTGAGGAAG CACTGGATTGCCAACAACCTTTTTGGCCTGGCCTTCTCCCTTAATGGAGTAGAGCTCCTGCACCTCAACAATGTCAGCACTGGCTGCATCCTGCTGGGCGGACTCTTCATCTACGATGTCTTCTGG GTATTTGGCACCAATGTGATGGTGACAGTGGCCAAGTCCTTTGAGGCACCAATAAAAC TGGTGTTTCCCCAGGATCTGCTGGAGAAAGGCCTCGAAGCAAACAACTTTGCCATGCTGGGACTTGGAGATGTCGTCATTCCAG GGATCTTCATTGCCTTGCTGCTGCGCTTTGACATCAG CTTGAAGAAAAATACCCACACCTACTTCTACACCAGCTTTGCGGCCTACATCTTTGGCCTGGGCCTTACCATCTTCATCATGCACATCTTCAAGCATGCTCAG CCTGCACTCCTATACCTGGTCCCTGCCTGCATCGGTTTTCCTGTCCTGGTGGCGCTGGCCAAGGGAGAAGTGACAGAGATGTTCAG TTATGAGGAGTCAAATCCTAAGGATCCAGCGGCAGTGACAGAATCCAAAGGAACAGAGGCATCAGCATCGAAGGggctggagaagaaagagaaatga
- the HM13 gene encoding minor histocompatibility antigen H13 isoform X8 — protein MFKKFDEKESVSNCIQLKTSVIKGIKSQLVEQFPGIEPWLNQIMPKKDPVKIVRCHEHTEILTGLTGGRGSPAPGSGLTWPLCSEIINYEFDTKDLVCLGLSSIVGVWYLLRKHWIANNLFGLAFSLNGVELLHLNNVSTGCILLGGLFIYDVFWVFGTNVMVTVAKSFEAPIKLVFPQDLLEKGLEANNFAMLGLGDVVIPGIFIALLLRFDISLKKNTHTYFYTSFAAYIFGLGLTIFIMHIFKHAQPALLYLVPACIGFPVLVALAKGEVTEMFSYESSAEILPHTPRLTHFPTVSGSPASLADSMQQKLAGPRRRRPQNPSAIYEESNPKDPAAVTESKGTEASASKGLEKKEK, from the exons ATGTTCAAGAAGTTTGATGAAAAGGAAAGTGTGTCCAACTGCATCCAGTTGAAAACGTCAGTTATTAAGGGCATTAAGAGCCAACTGGTAGAGCAGTTTCCAGGTATTGAACCATGGCTTAATCAAATCATGCCTAAGAAAGATCCTGTCAAAATAGTACGATGCCACGAACATACAGAAATCCTTACC GGGCTGACAGGTGGGAGGGGTAGCCCCGCCCCGGGGAGTGGACTTACCTGGCCTCTCTGCTCAGAGATCATCAATTATGAATTTGACACCAAGGACCTGGTATGCCTAGGCCTGAGCAGCATCGTTGGCGTCTGGTACCTGCTGAGGAAG CACTGGATTGCCAACAACCTTTTTGGCCTGGCCTTCTCCCTTAATGGAGTAGAGCTCCTGCACCTCAACAATGTCAGCACTGGCTGCATCCTGCTGGGCGGACTCTTCATCTACGATGTCTTCTGG GTATTTGGCACCAATGTGATGGTGACAGTGGCCAAGTCCTTTGAGGCACCAATAAAAC TGGTGTTTCCCCAGGATCTGCTGGAGAAAGGCCTCGAAGCAAACAACTTTGCCATGCTGGGACTTGGAGATGTCGTCATTCCAG GGATCTTCATTGCCTTGCTGCTGCGCTTTGACATCAG CTTGAAGAAAAATACCCACACCTACTTCTACACCAGCTTTGCGGCCTACATCTTTGGCCTGGGCCTTACCATCTTCATCATGCACATCTTCAAGCATGCTCAG CCTGCACTCCTATACCTGGTCCCTGCCTGCATCGGTTTTCCTGTCCTGGTGGCGCTGGCCAAGGGAGAAGTGACAGAGATGTTCAG cTACGAGTCCTCGGCGGAAATCCTGCCTCATACCCCGAGGCTCACCCACTTCCCCACAGTCTCGGGCTCCCCAGCCAGCCTGGCCGACTCCATGCAACAGAAGCTAGCTGGCCCTCGCCGCCGGCGCCCGCAGAATCCCAGCGCCAT TTATGAGGAGTCAAATCCTAAGGATCCAGCGGCAGTGACAGAATCCAAAGGAACAGAGGCATCAGCATCGAAGGggctggagaagaaagagaaatga